From the bacterium genome, the window TTCTTCCCCGTCGACAACATGCCGGAGTGGGCGCGCTGGCTGACGCGGATCAACCCCATGCGGTACTTCATGGACATCGTGCGCGGGGTGCTGCTGCGGGGGGCGGGGCTGGCGGATCTCGC encodes:
- a CDS encoding ABC transporter permease, translated to FFPVDNMPEWARWLTRINPMRYFMDIVRGVLLRGAGLADLAGELLTLLGMGLAAFGGAVLAFRREGARG